In the Telopea speciosissima isolate NSW1024214 ecotype Mountain lineage chromosome 2, Tspe_v1, whole genome shotgun sequence genome, one interval contains:
- the LOC122650475 gene encoding auxin-induced protein X10A-like — protein MAKTRILVLILRLIKKKMKRSLSLSSLTRKWNVEEEMGTSMEVPQDVKEGQFVVLAVNGGKSKRFVVDLGYLTHPEFLKMLQQAEEEFGFEQLGAIALPCPPHDLQRILQEEQLQKSRERTSLAT, from the coding sequence ATGGCGAAGACGAGAATACTGGTATTAATCCTCAGGcttatcaagaagaagatgaaaaggagtttatctctctcatcATTAACAAGAAAATGGAATGTTGAGGAAGAAATGGGTACTTCCATGGAAGTGCCACAAGATGTGAAGGAAGGTCAGTTCGTGGTGTTGGCAGTGAATGGTGGTAAGTCAAAGAGGTTTGTTGTTGATTTGGGTTACTTGACTCACCCTGAGTTCTTGAAGATGTTGCAGCAAGCAGAGGAGGAGTTTGGGTTTGAACAACTCGGAGCAATTGCCCTCCCTTGTCCACCTCATGATCTCCAAAGAATTCTGCAGGAAGAGCAGTTGCAGAAGAGCAGAGAAAGAACATCACTAGCTACCTAG
- the LOC122653065 gene encoding ribosome-recycling factor, producing MAISLRRAFSARNFLFFRSSIHCGNLSYSHYRSLCNPVRENSIFGPHEDCSVIGLDFLRESRRWFAKGRKSRNDDDDDGDTVGVVPDIRPTVKAAAQSQMEAAMDALSRDLSKLRTGRASAGMLDHIIVETGGVKMPLSHLAVVSVIDSKTLSVTPYDPNALKELEHAIVSSPLGLNPMVESQRLVAAIPPLTKEHMQAMCKVVTKSAEEVKQSIRRARQKALDSIKKAGSSIPKDDAKRFEKEVDEITKKFVKSAEEMCKAKEKEITTG from the exons ATGGCGATCTCTCTAAGGCGTGCTTTCTCAGCAAGGAACTTTCTTTTCTTCCGAAGCTCAATCCACTGTGGAAATCTCTCATACTCGCACTATCGGAGTTTATGCAACCCTGTACGAGAGAATTCAATATTTGGCCCTCACGAAGATTGCAGTGTAATTGGGCTTGATTTTCTGAGAGAAAGTCGAAGATGGTTTGCCAAAGGAAGAAAGTCGA ggaatgatgatgatgatgatggagatACAGTTGGAGTTGTGCCGGATATCCGGCCTACTGTTAAAGCAGCTGCTCAGTCACAGATGGAGGCAGCAATGGATGCCTTATCACGAGATCTGAGCAAATTAAGGACAGGAAGGGCATCAGCAG GAATGCTCGACCATATTATTGTGGAAACGGGTGGTGTAAAGATGCCCTTGAGTCATCTAGCCGTTGTTTCTGTCATAGATTCAAAAACTCTCTCCGTAACACCTTATGATCCAAAT GCCCTAAAAGAGTTGGAACATGCCATTGTTTCATCTCCTTTAGGTTTAAATCCAATGGTGGAAAGCCAAAGACTGGTTGCTGCTATCCCACC ATTGACTAAGGAACACATGCAG GCAATGTGTAAGGTGGTCACCAAATCTGCTGAAGAGGTGAAGCAAAGCATAAGAAGAGCACGTCAAAAG GCATTGGATTCAATAAAGAAAGCAGGGTCAAGTATCCCCAAGGACGATGCAAAGAGATTTGAGAAAGAA GTCGACGAGATCACAAAGAAGTTTGTCAAATCAGCAGAGGAGATGTGCAAagcaaaggagaaagagatcacTACAGGTTAA